From Oryza sativa Japonica Group chromosome 4, ASM3414082v1, one genomic window encodes:
- the LOC4335571 gene encoding uncharacterized protein codes for MHTKVPTSPLLLLLLLLAVVALSLAVPSTGDMRAVLSGGEGAARHGIDVAVRRLAMVAPSSSARLEDAVAPELGVDMELHRRILAGNVGSGALRPDRPACVQSCPARGGSYTGRGCKTVYRCNNN; via the coding sequence ATGCACACAAAGGTGCCaacctctcccctcctcctcctcctcctcctcctcgccgtcgtcgcgctcTCGCTCGCCGTCCCGTCCACCGGCGACATGAGGGCCGTGCTCtcgggcggcgagggcgcggcccGCCACGGCATCGACGTGGCGGTGCGGCGGCTGGCGATggtggcgccgtcgtcgtcggcgaggctGGAGGACGCCGTCGCGCCGGAGCTTGGGGTGGACATGGAGCTCCACCGGCGCATCCTCGCCGGCAACGTCGGGTCGGGGGCGCTCAGGCCCGACCGGCCGGCGTGCGTCCAGTCGTGCCCGGCGCGCGGGGGTTCGTACACCGGCAGAGGCTGCAAAACGGTGTACCGGTGCAACAACAATTAA
- the LOC9266087 gene encoding DNA glycosylase/AP lyase ROS1, which yields MNGGVSSCPPAAVSSARNDDDDAAAGATTTTRRPTWRRRRSQRGKPRFTLAKHPTRRAMLAMRRAAQRAIAAAEKAARRKTQRAVAAAARAARRKKKAAESVARREQKAAMREQKAAAAAGQKKRKAAAAAAAAVRATARRKLDFDGEQQQIMPPERIYRQTSSSSRADLMDNMRLLLVAFDLSPPEQPCTPPARSERQILRLPPPATVTTAIVALKNKPKKATTVNKLALVPYKPTRAAASAVDEVLPGALVLYGDGEPTTQAARMFVPRWTSVRLVFDKLPPRFGLVVGLDAATRAVYNELVRREATSYGDDELHDVPGGPEWNERRREFERKVDHFMYNMRSIIGDRNFSPWGGSVVTSVVGTFLTQNVSDNLSSNAFMTIAARFPLKNRRNAGHHSDNVPLLAQNSGNVPLLLADGHDEQEQCHCQLQSIAQCSSGSKSGVAEPGDVSQRAEQTECPDKDLEAIMSAIRSGDISNFDDDHIQKVLKVRFKDSTPPPSESSSSRKKSISTAETIFKDIKSIKKNDTSHWHSLYDEARNRGYIRDDDIPDMVDWEALMNAPFADVVDCIKDRGQHSQMAFRILAFLIRMKRDHGNIDLEWLRFIPRAKAKQYLHSVIGLGHKSVDCIRLLSLRHRAFPIDTNIAHIVTRLGWVQLRPLPSSQEFHRVDNYPVMADIQMYLDPLMCNISSAKQYELHCQMITFGKAICRKSKPNCGACPFTSECKYYKSQFGRAALALPEYSQQDATKDANMDDPAKTYDLIFKAHQYQIEYGKNTEMNYCEPVIEIPPTPLHENRGETSDEDDENGYYFDDDMEDIGRHDYDMEDIEHDYDMEVDLRSAKPTTNTSQAGATPGKEMIPINPRAKSTPMVKKFSLRTEYTACIIPDGHIILKKFDPRVPGDRNPYLLVFRSFDEHTVKATILIPSRTANRGMFPLNGTYFQENEVFADHSSSRSPIEINRDLVWELRRQTCIVHFGTRVHSVTKGQTREGLYHFYNEGYICTREFDRRTKFPKQLCVEIHATNVNKDIGKKRARPSTTRFYSEEDSGDEWSDW from the exons ATGAATGGCGGCGTCTCGTCGTGTCCTCCGGCGGCTGTCTCCTCTGCCCgaaacgacgacgacgatgccgccgctggcgccaccacgacgacgaggaggccgaCGTGGAGGCGACGCCGCTCGCAGAGAGGGAAGCCACGGTTCACGCTGGCCAAGCACCCCACGCGTCGGGCGATGCTTGCCATGCGGCGCGCCGCGCAGCGGGCGATCGCCGCGGCGGAGAAGGCCGCGCGGAGGAAGACGCAGCGAgcggtcgccgcggcggcgagggccgcgcggaggaagaagaaggccgCCGAGAGCGTCGCCCGGAGAGAGCAGAAGGCCGCCATGAGAGAGCagaaagccgccgccgccgctggccagAAGAAACggaaagccgccgccgccgccgcggccgccgtgcgGGCGACAGCGCGGCGTAAGCTCGACTTCGACGGTGAGCAGCAGCAGATCATGCCGCCGGAACGCATCTACCGGCAGacctcctccagcagcagagccgATCTGATGGACAACATGaggctcctcctcgtcgcgtTCGACCTGTCGCCGCCGGAACAGCCCTGCACGCCACCGGCGAGATCGGAGAGGCAAATCctgcggctgccgccgccggccaccgtgaccaccgccatcgtcgcccTCAAGAACAAGCCGAAGAAAGCGACAACGGTGAACAAGCTCGCGCTGGTGCCGTACAAACCCACGcgcgcggccgcctccgccgtcgacgAGGTGCTCCCGGGGGCGCTGGTGctctacggcgacggcgagccgacCACGCAGGCGGCGCGGATGTTCGTGCCACGGTGGACCTCCGTGCGGCTCGTGTTCGACAAGCTCCCGCCTCGCTtcggcctcgtcgtcggcctcgACGCCGCGACGAGGGCCGTGTACAACGAGCTGGTGCGGCGGGAGGCAACGTcgtacggcgacgacgagctccaCGACGTGCCCGGCGGCCCGGAGTGGAACGAGCGGCGCCGCGAGTTCGAGCGCAAGGTCGACCACTTCATGTACAACATGCGGAGCATAATCG GGGATAGAAACTTTTCTCCATGGGGAGGATCAGTGGTCACCTCTGTAGTTGGCACATTTCTCACGCAAAATGTCTCGGACAACTTGtcgag CAACGCTTTCATGACAATCGCGGCGAGGTTCCCTCTGAAGAACCGTAGGAATGCAGGACACCATTCAGACAATGTACCTTTGTTGGCGCAGAATTCAGGCAATGTACCTTTGTTGTTAGCTGATGGTCACGATGAACAAGAACAATGCCATTGCCAGCTTCAAAGCATAGCACAATGCAGCAGTGGTTCAAAATCAGGTGTGGCTGAACCCGGTGATGTCAGCCAACGAGCTGAGCAAACAGAGTGCCCTGACAAGGATCTTGAGGCGATCATGTCGGCGATACGAAGCGGCGATATATCAAATTTTGACGATGATCACATACAGAAGGTTCTGAAAGTCAGGTTCAAAGATTCGACACCTCCTCCTTCCGAATCTTCTTCTTCGAGAAAAAAGTCGATATCCACAGCTGAAACAATCTTCAAGGACATTAAGTCTATTAAGAAAAATGATACCTCCCATTGGCATTCTCTCTATGATGAAGCTCGCAACAGAGGGTACATAAGAGATGATGACATTCCTGACATGGTCGATTGGGAGGCTTTGATGAATGCACCATTTGCTGATGTTGTGGACTGCATCAAGGACCGAGGACAGCATTCTCAAATGGCATTTAGAATCCTG gCTTTTCTAATTCGCATGAAAAGAGACCATGGAAACATTGACCTTGAATGGCTTAGATTCATCCCTCGTGCAAAGGCAAA GCAGTACCTACATAGTGTAATTGGGCTTGGACACAAAAGTGTTGACTGCATTCGCCTCTTATCTCTGAGACACAGAGCATTCCCG ATTGACACAAATATCGCTCACATAGTTacaaggctaggatgggtgcaACTCCGTCCTTTGCCATCATCTCAGGAGTTTCATCGGGTAGACAA CTACCCTGTCATGGCCGATATCCAAATGTATCTTGATCCCTTGATGTGTAATATTTCTTCAGCAAAACA GTACGAGCTGCATTGTCAGATGATAACTTTTGGAAAG GCAATTTGTAGGAAATCAAAACCAAACTGTGGCGCGTGCCCATTTACTTCTGAGTGCAAATATTACAAAAGTCAGTTTGGGAG GGCCGCGCTTGCTCTCCCAGAGTACAGCCAGCAAGATGCAACAAAGGATGCAAACATGGACGACCCAGCAAAGACATATGATCTAATTTTCAAAGCACATCAATACCAAATCGAATATGgaaaaaacacagaaatgaATTATTGCGAGCCTGTTATCGAGATACCACCAACTCCACTACATGAAAACCGAGGAGAAACAagtgatgaagacgatgagaATGGGTACTATTTCGATGATGATATGGAAGACATAGGTCGACACGATTATGATATGGAAGACATAGAACACGATTATGATATGGAGGTAGATCTTCGCTCTGCGAAACCCACCACAAACACAAGCCAGGCAGGAGCTACACCTGGGAAAGAGATGATTCCAATCAATCCACGAGCCAAATCAACTCCAATGGTGAAGAAATTTTCTCTGCGAACAGAGTACACTGC ATGTATCATTCCTGATGGCCATATCATCTTGAAAAAG TTTGATCCAAGGGTCCCTGGTGACCGAAATCCATATCTCTTGGTATTTCGTAGTTTTGACGAACATACTGTGAAGGCTACAATTTTG ATACCTAGCCGAACTGCAAACCGAGGAATGTTCCCATTGAACGGAACCTATTTTCAAGAGAACGAG GTTTTTGCTGATCATTCGTCTAGTCGTTCACCCATAGAAATAAATAGGGATTTAGTATGGGAGCTTCGGCGTCAGACATGCATTGTGCACTTTGGTACTAGAGTACATAGTGTCACGAAAG GTCAAACAAGAGAAGGACTTTATCACTTCTATAATGAAG GATACATCTGTACCAGAGAATTTGACCGCAGGACAAAGTTTCCGAAACAATTATGTGTCGAAATACATGCCACCAACGTAAACAAAGATATTGGCAAGAAAAGGGCTAGACCTAGTACAACAAGGTTTTATTCAGAGGAAGATAGCGGAGACGAGTGGTCTGACTGGTGA